Proteins from a single region of Nomascus leucogenys isolate Asia chromosome 2, Asia_NLE_v1, whole genome shotgun sequence:
- the CTRL gene encoding chymotrypsin-like protease CTRL-1, whose amino-acid sequence MLLPSLTLSLVLLGSSWGCSVPAIKPALSFSQRIVNGENAVSGSWPWQVSLQVHHRRALTPDSSGFHFCGGSLISQSWVVTAAHCNVSPGRHFVVLGECDRSSNAEPLQVLSISQAITHPSWNSTTMNNDVTLLKLASPAQYTTHISPVCVASSNKALTEGLMCVTTGWGRLIGVRNVTPARLQQVALPLVTVNQCRQYWGSRITDSMICAGGAGASSCQGDSRGPLVCQKGSTWVLIGIVSWGTKNCNVRAPDVYT is encoded by the exons GCTGCAGCGTTCCTGCCATCAAACCGGCACTGAGCTTCAGCCAGAGGATTGTCAACGGGGAGAATGCAGTGTCGGGCTCCTGGCCCTGGCAGGTGTCCCTGCAGGTACACCACCGGAGGG CCCTGACCCCGGACAGCAGCGGCTTCCACTTCTGCGGTGGTTCTCTCATCAGCCAGTCCTGGGTGGTCACTGCTGCCCACTGCAATGTCAG CCCTGGCCGCCATTTTGTTGTCCTGGGCGAGTGTGACAGATCATCGAACGCAGAGCCCTTGCAGGTTCTGTCCATCTCTCAG GCCATTACACACCCTAGCTGGAACTCTACCACCATGAACAATGACGTGACGCTGCTGAAGCTCGCCTCGCCAGCCCAGTACACAACCCACATCTCGCCAGTTTGCGTGGCATCCTCAAACAAGGCTCTGACTGAAGGCCTCATGTGTGTCACCACCGGCTGGGGTCGCCTCATTGGCGTGC GCAACGTGACACCAGCACGTCTGCAGCAGGTGGCTTTGCCCCTGGTCACTGTGAATCAGTGCCGGCAGTACTGGGGCTCACGTATCACTGACTCTATGATCTGTGCAGGTGGCGCTGGTGCTTCCTCGTGCCAG GGTGACTCCAGAGGCCCTCTTGTCTGCCAGAAGGGAAGCACGTGGGTGCTTATTGGTATTGTCTCCTGGGGCACCAAAAACTGCAATGTGCGCGCACCTGATGTGTATACTTGA